From a region of the Lactuca sativa cultivar Salinas chromosome 4, Lsat_Salinas_v11, whole genome shotgun sequence genome:
- the LOC111885672 gene encoding phospholipase A(1) DAD1, chloroplastic: protein MTLSMKSVQPFAPMAKPPPEPLCQRRSTLSMKTAQPTRVTRAPSKWVIDSEGHQTQPPLSRLGKRWKEYHGSKNWEGLLDPLDDGLRDEIIRYGSFIEAAYKCFDSNPPSPSYSTRHVTDSKVDDSGYRVTKNLYATSSIPMPSWVRGIGERSSWIGYVAVCEDQNEITRLGRRDIVISLRGTGTCLEWLENLRATLTRCPFNNKLSNGQHDTPMVESGVLSLYTSSTSVCQSLQQSVTDELLRIVDTYGDEPLSVTITGHSLGASLAILAAYDIKNTIKHALHLSVISFGGPRVGNRSFRHNLELQGTKILRIVNSDDLITRVPGFFVEDHDDVAKKQKPRMEHLPSWIQKCVNDKRWVYANIGHELRLSSRASLKLNSIDVATCHDLKTYLHLVNGFVSSSCPFRASARMMLNKASTVPPT, encoded by the coding sequence ATGACACTTAGTATGAAATCGGTTCAACCATTCGCACCCATGGCTAAGCCACCACCCGAACCACTATGTCAAAGGCGGTCTACACTGTCCATGAAGACAGCTCAACCAACACGCGTCACTCGAGCTCCAAGTAAATGGGTTATTGACTCGGAAGGTCATCAGACGCAACCACCACTGAGTCGACTCGGTAAGAGATGGAAAGAGTATCACGGGTCGAAAAACTGGGAGGGATTATTGGACCCACTTGATGACGGTTTACGTGACGAGATTATACGGTATGGGAGTTTTATCGAGGCGGCATACAAATGTTTCGATTCCAACCCTCCTTCACCAAGTTACTCTACACGCCATGTCACCGACTCAAAAGTTGACGATAGTGGATACCGTGTGACGAAAAACTTATACGCCACATCATCGATTCCAATGCCATCTTGGGTAAGAGGGATTGGAGAGCGGTCTAGTTGGATCGGTTATGTCGCAGTTTGCGAGGACCAGAATGAGATCACTAGACTCGGTAGACGAGACATAGTGATCTCATTGCGTGGGACTGGGACCTGTCTAGAGTGGCTCGAGAATCTGCGAGCCACTCTGACTCGTTGTCCGTTCAACAATAAGTTGTCGAACGGACAACACGACACTCCGATGGTGGAAAGCGGAGTTTTAAGTTTATACACGTCGAGCACGTCGGTATGCCAAAGTTTACAGCAATCAGTAACAGACGAACTTTTAAGAATAGTTGATACGTACGGTGACGAGCCGTTAAGTGTCACCATCACAGGACATTCTTTAGGTGCTTCTTTAGCTATTTTAGCGGCTTACGATATTAAAAATACAATCAAACACGCGTTACATCTCTCGGTTATCTCGTTTGGTGGGCCCCGGGTTGGGAACCGGAGTTTCCGGCATAATCTAGAACTACAAGGGACAAAGATTCTACGGATTGTGAATTCGGATGACCTTATTACGAGAGTACCAGGTTTTTTCGTGGAAGACCATGATGACGTGGCGAAAAAACAGAAACCTCGCATGGAACATTTGCCAAGTTGGATACAGAAATGTGTAAATGATAAACGATGGGTTTATGCTAACATTGGACATGAGCTACGACTAAGCAGTCGCGCATCATTAAAGTTGAACAGTATTGATGTTGCCACGTGTCATGATTTAAAGACATATCTACATCTAGTAAATGGATTTGTGAGCTCATCTTGCCCTTTTAGGGCAAGTGCAAGAATGATGCTCAATAAAGCTTCTACTGTTCCTCCCACATAA